A section of the Deinococcus gobiensis I-0 genome encodes:
- a CDS encoding molybdopterin-dependent oxidoreductase, with protein sequence MSDSSSPLTRRAALSLLGATGVALALGRAAQAQEMPTSAPGQGTAPSFSGPGPLDTWNGLGPLIALPQKVPLIRLVDRPLLYETPRAYFQSPLTPASAFFVRSNLAIFPTDIDLNTWRLKIEGNVRTPQAFSLAQLTGEFEAVSVNAVMQCTGNSRSRFQPRRPGGQWGNGAMGCATWTGVRLRDLLQKAGVKSGSVQVQFQGLDQGPGAPGSGGAEYKKSLNLSDAVLDECIVAYAMNGQPLPLVNGFPVRLVVPGYFATYWMKTLSFIRILTKPDDNFWMVTAYQQPDNLKGTTTPEAVKAKKVKFRPVGSMPVRSFIVTPDDTVKAPAGLPLNIQGLALSGRGAVTKVEVSTDGGKTWKAARLGENLGKYAFRPWTFAWTPPKPGRYTLAVRATDASGAVQTDQPIWNPSGYLWNTIERQTLTVGQSG encoded by the coding sequence ATGTCTGATTCATCTTCTCCGCTGACCCGTCGAGCTGCACTCTCTCTTCTTGGCGCCACTGGCGTGGCGCTGGCCCTGGGCCGCGCGGCCCAGGCGCAGGAGATGCCCACCTCTGCTCCTGGTCAGGGCACGGCCCCCAGCTTCAGTGGTCCTGGGCCGCTGGACACTTGGAACGGTCTCGGGCCTCTGATCGCTCTGCCGCAGAAGGTGCCACTGATTCGGTTGGTCGACCGTCCCCTCCTGTATGAAACGCCCCGCGCGTACTTCCAGAGCCCACTGACGCCGGCCTCCGCCTTCTTCGTCCGCTCCAATCTGGCCATCTTTCCGACGGACATCGACCTGAACACCTGGCGACTCAAGATCGAGGGCAATGTCCGCACTCCCCAGGCGTTCAGCCTGGCTCAGCTCACGGGAGAATTTGAGGCGGTGAGCGTGAATGCCGTGATGCAGTGCACCGGTAACAGCCGCAGTCGATTTCAGCCCCGCCGGCCAGGGGGACAGTGGGGCAACGGCGCGATGGGCTGCGCCACCTGGACAGGTGTGCGGTTGCGTGATCTCCTCCAGAAAGCGGGCGTCAAGTCCGGCAGTGTCCAGGTCCAGTTTCAGGGCCTCGATCAGGGTCCCGGCGCGCCCGGCAGTGGCGGAGCCGAGTACAAGAAGAGCCTGAACTTGAGTGATGCGGTGCTGGACGAGTGCATTGTGGCCTATGCCATGAACGGTCAGCCCCTGCCGCTGGTGAACGGATTTCCGGTGCGCCTAGTGGTACCCGGCTATTTCGCCACGTACTGGATGAAGACCCTGAGCTTTATCCGCATTCTGACCAAGCCCGACGACAACTTCTGGATGGTCACGGCCTACCAGCAACCCGACAACCTGAAGGGCACGACCACTCCGGAAGCTGTCAAAGCGAAAAAGGTGAAGTTCCGTCCGGTTGGTAGCATGCCCGTGCGCTCCTTTATCGTCACCCCTGACGACACAGTGAAGGCCCCGGCTGGTTTGCCGCTGAACATTCAGGGCCTGGCATTAAGCGGGCGGGGGGCAGTCACGAAGGTCGAGGTCTCGACCGATGGAGGTAAAACGTGGAAAGCAGCGCGTCTGGGTGAAAACCTGGGGAAGTATGCCTTCCGGCCCTGGACCTTCGCCTGGACACCCCCGAAGCCGGGGCGCTACACCCTGGCTGTCCGGGCCACGGATGCCAGCGGCGCAGTGCAGACCGACCAGCCGATCTGGAATCCATCCGGGTACCTCTGGAACACCATCGAGCGTCAGACCCTCACGGTCGGACAGTCCGGATAA
- a CDS encoding LysR family transcriptional regulator, which produces MYLNPEHLLTFVRVARLGSLSAAAAELNLTQPAVSTQIKLLTQAVGEPIFRRHRTGVRLTEAGEGLLVHAQALTLTLARVQTYIRERRDLERGTLRLAASSTIAASLLPELLAAYHERHPSVVFEIRQGNTQEVLGALQTGQVEVALIEGPPGHLEGEWQVEIFGHDELALVAAPGHPLLGVTGLGERLPLPLIWREHGSGTREVAEQALAGTTVLTTNRLELPGTEAVKEAVIQGLGMALLPELRVRRELRSGVLVRLPFALPGLRRPLRRISAEIEQLSYTAQKFINLLETSKF; this is translated from the coding sequence ATGTACCTTAACCCCGAACATCTGTTGACCTTCGTGAGGGTCGCCCGGCTGGGCAGCCTGAGCGCCGCTGCCGCCGAACTGAACCTCACCCAGCCGGCGGTGTCCACCCAGATCAAACTGCTGACTCAAGCTGTCGGTGAGCCGATCTTCCGCCGCCACCGTACAGGAGTGCGACTGACCGAGGCAGGTGAAGGCCTCCTGGTACATGCACAGGCATTGACCCTGACCTTGGCACGTGTACAGACCTATATCCGTGAGCGACGGGATCTGGAACGCGGAACCCTCCGCCTGGCCGCCAGTAGCACGATTGCGGCGTCCCTGCTTCCGGAACTGCTGGCGGCCTATCATGAACGGCATCCCAGCGTGGTGTTCGAGATTCGGCAGGGCAACACCCAGGAAGTGCTGGGGGCCCTCCAGACGGGTCAGGTCGAAGTGGCCCTCATTGAGGGCCCCCCCGGTCACCTGGAGGGGGAGTGGCAAGTGGAAATCTTCGGACACGACGAATTGGCCTTGGTCGCCGCGCCGGGTCATCCCTTACTGGGTGTCACTGGGTTGGGAGAGCGTCTTCCCCTCCCTCTGATCTGGCGAGAGCATGGTTCTGGAACGCGGGAAGTGGCTGAGCAGGCCTTGGCTGGCACGACGGTGTTGACAACCAACCGGCTGGAACTGCCGGGGACAGAAGCCGTCAAAGAAGCGGTCATTCAGGGTCTGGGGATGGCCTTGCTCCCGGAACTGCGGGTACGGCGTGAACTTCGCTCCGGGGTGTTGGTGCGCCTTCCCTTTGCACTTCCTGGGTTGCGCCGACCACTTCGTCGGATCAGCGCAGAGATAGAGCAGCTATCTTACACAGCCCAAAAGTTTATAAATCTTTTAGAAACATCTAAATTCTGA
- a CDS encoding DUF190 domain-containing protein → MSSWPYSLTTLPNPKRGTQVGDHIEQRPLAEIVIETAHALNLTTAFAQRGAGGFGQHGQIVNPILLEVRPTQQPVIIQVLGRRSQLDLLLSHLENLDLPSRLWVLEPLTA, encoded by the coding sequence GTGTCGTCCTGGCCATACTCGCTCACAACATTGCCCAACCCTAAACGGGGTACACAAGTGGGAGACCACATAGAACAGCGGCCTCTGGCCGAAATCGTCATTGAAACAGCCCACGCTCTCAACCTGACCACAGCGTTTGCCCAGCGTGGAGCCGGCGGCTTTGGGCAACATGGGCAGATCGTCAATCCCATCCTTCTGGAAGTACGCCCCACTCAACAGCCGGTAATTATTCAGGTCTTAGGCCGACGGTCTCAACTGGACCTCTTGTTGTCTCATCTGGAGAACCTTGACCTCCCAAGTCGGTTGTGGGTGCTCGAACCGCTCACCGCTTGA
- the crcB gene encoding fluoride efflux transporter CrcB — protein MPIWLGIALGGAAGALARYGLNLAIQTRLWPTAWAAFPLGTLVINVLGCFLLGLVIALNARGLVSAEWRLAFGTGFVGAFTTFSTFTWESDLLLRNSESLHASLYILGNLLLGYVAVLLGRWVAVRLGGGL, from the coding sequence ATGCCAATCTGGTTAGGAATTGCCCTGGGCGGTGCGGCAGGTGCATTGGCTCGTTACGGTTTGAATCTTGCCATCCAGACACGCCTATGGCCGACTGCCTGGGCCGCCTTCCCACTCGGCACCTTGGTCATCAATGTCCTGGGCTGCTTCTTGCTTGGTCTGGTCATCGCCCTGAATGCCCGAGGATTGGTGAGTGCCGAATGGCGTTTGGCGTTCGGAACAGGTTTCGTCGGTGCCTTCACCACCTTCAGCACATTTACCTGGGAAAGCGATCTCCTCCTGCGCAACAGCGAGAGCCTTCACGCCTCTCTGTACATCCTCGGAAACCTCCTGCTGGGTTATGTTGCCGTTCTCCTCGGACGCTGGGTGGCTGTCCGGCTTGGAGGTGGATTGTGA
- a CDS encoding response regulator transcription factor, whose translation MSGARRTRLVLVSAQGLLREGLGQALRAAGVELLATLSPEDQVVRYLAALRPDVVLIDLDDASGRIRHLWPDMMTALPGQSVLTLSSGQRAGPGPWSETAHLGRAVTMSELLEDIERVHQGEFSARIQAFLPPPEVAPLLNQDRELLQLLAQGLGNRDIAATLHLSEKTIRNRLSKTFARLQVTNRTQAAMCAVRLGLA comes from the coding sequence ATGAGCGGTGCCCGGCGTACCCGGCTCGTGCTGGTTTCCGCACAGGGGCTGCTGCGTGAGGGACTGGGCCAGGCCTTGCGGGCCGCTGGGGTCGAGTTGCTCGCCACACTCTCGCCGGAAGATCAGGTTGTGCGTTACCTCGCCGCATTGCGTCCCGATGTGGTCCTCATCGATCTGGACGACGCCTCCGGTCGGATTCGCCACCTCTGGCCGGACATGATGACAGCCCTGCCCGGCCAGAGCGTCCTGACCCTGAGTTCTGGTCAGCGGGCCGGTCCCGGACCGTGGTCGGAGACGGCCCATCTCGGCAGGGCCGTCACGATGTCCGAGCTGCTGGAGGATATTGAACGTGTTCATCAGGGCGAGTTCTCGGCCCGCATCCAGGCGTTCTTACCCCCTCCTGAGGTAGCGCCTCTGCTGAACCAGGACCGGGAACTGCTGCAACTGTTGGCCCAGGGTTTGGGCAACCGCGATATCGCTGCGACGCTGCACCTCTCCGAGAAGACCATTCGGAATCGGCTGTCAAAAACCTTTGCCCGGTTGCAGGTGACCAACCGGACTCAGGCAGCCATGTGCGCGGTCCGCCTGGGCCTGGCCTGA
- a CDS encoding barstar family protein codes for MAQVTFDTASVRDWQSFHDVSMRTFGFPNFYGRNMNAWIDCLTYLDEGDGMSSFILGPDELLHIHVPDFAIFAARLPDVSSAFLDCVAFANQRYVEREGTSRLSLVLQ; via the coding sequence ATGGCTCAGGTGACGTTCGATACGGCGAGTGTTCGGGACTGGCAGTCATTTCATGACGTGTCAATGCGGACGTTTGGCTTCCCTAATTTTTACGGCCGCAACATGAACGCCTGGATCGACTGTCTGACCTATCTCGACGAAGGGGATGGAATGTCCAGCTTCATTCTCGGCCCGGATGAGCTTCTGCACATCCACGTGCCTGATTTTGCGATCTTCGCCGCACGTCTGCCAGACGTGTCAAGTGCTTTTCTCGACTGTGTCGCTTTTGCCAACCAGCGATATGTGGAGCGAGAAGGGACGTCTCGACTGAGCTTGGTTCTTCAATAG
- a CDS encoding tyrosine-type recombinase/integrase, giving the protein MNVHSVFHTVRAFYLDLAQWASEHPEEWGALVFPPPVTSADLREFRHFKHKRRQKMQDRTRQLVPLMPQLLRSVREHWTLRQQLLSHAQECVAGEIFETAGRTWQRVTRYSDRRNIQFGLDIIWVREVGVTPGTPFNCQQEEEDAFWTWAILEVGRHTGLRREEILELTRRGIDTFTTSDGQQVLTLTIAPSKTDQERCLPIAPDLAHVLATIIRRVQGNLAKFPVVERYDPNEKVMGEPLTYLFQRTRSTRRWVLSDEALPHLLRKASRRAGLKFADGEPATITSHDLRRMYATEAVHHGLPLHILAKLMGHADLETTRGYAALYDEDVLRQHRAYLARRRALRPPEEYREPTDE; this is encoded by the coding sequence ATGAATGTCCATAGCGTTTTTCATACGGTACGGGCTTTTTACCTCGATCTCGCGCAGTGGGCGAGTGAACATCCTGAAGAATGGGGAGCACTGGTTTTTCCGCCGCCTGTCACCTCAGCAGATCTCCGAGAATTTCGGCACTTCAAGCACAAGCGGCGTCAGAAAATGCAAGATCGCACACGTCAGCTCGTCCCCCTCATGCCACAGCTTTTACGCTCGGTGCGTGAGCACTGGACGCTCAGACAACAACTGCTTTCGCATGCACAGGAATGTGTTGCGGGCGAGATATTCGAAACCGCTGGACGTACTTGGCAACGTGTAACACGATACAGTGATCGTCGTAACATCCAGTTTGGTCTGGACATTATTTGGGTCCGTGAGGTGGGCGTTACGCCCGGGACACCATTCAATTGTCAGCAAGAAGAGGAGGATGCCTTCTGGACCTGGGCCATCTTGGAAGTCGGCCGCCACACTGGCCTCCGGAGAGAAGAAATCCTCGAGCTGACTCGTCGGGGGATTGATACCTTCACCACAAGCGATGGTCAGCAGGTCCTCACGCTGACCATTGCACCCTCTAAAACTGACCAAGAGCGATGTTTACCCATTGCCCCTGATCTCGCTCATGTGCTCGCCACGATCATCCGGCGGGTGCAAGGAAATCTCGCCAAATTTCCAGTGGTTGAGCGTTACGATCCCAATGAAAAGGTCATGGGCGAACCCCTGACCTATCTATTCCAGCGCACACGCTCAACCAGACGATGGGTTCTCTCAGACGAAGCTCTGCCCCATCTCCTTAGAAAAGCGTCTCGGCGAGCAGGGTTAAAATTCGCAGATGGTGAGCCCGCAACGATTACCTCGCACGATCTCCGACGCATGTACGCTACAGAGGCGGTTCATCACGGTCTACCTCTGCACATTCTGGCGAAGTTGATGGGTCATGCGGACTTGGAGACGACGAGAGGCTACGCTGCGCTCTATGACGAAGACGTCTTGCGCCAACACCGGGCCTATCTCGCTCGGCGACGGGCGTTAAGGCCGCCAGAAGAATATCGAGAACCAACAGACGAATAG
- a CDS encoding TolB family protein: MLYFHSPQALTSGSDVDLRANWSPDGHTILFERLQGGRRHLWNICLKDRQESIYSQVNLPSSNSTGRAAFLTPEEFVFVSDQSGQSALYLSHTGVITSLYAPEQACHGPAFGANGHWPMLFFQQADQNEYHIYKLEEDGQAIRLTSGNTVEDQPWPLPDGKTFVYHAQVENQHLIYHQAISPDATPICLSIADEGTAYVTPFPSPDGTWIAFTSAQEGSEQIWIMRVDGTERQQITFGEPHSFPAWSPDGQMIVCTQGQPTAKQPTGKLILLRIS; this comes from the coding sequence ATGTTATATTTTCACTCTCCTCAAGCATTAACCTCGGGAAGCGACGTGGATTTACGGGCCAACTGGTCTCCAGATGGACACACAATTCTATTCGAGCGCCTTCAGGGCGGAAGGCGACATTTGTGGAACATTTGCTTGAAAGATCGACAGGAATCTATCTATAGTCAAGTAAACTTACCCAGCAGCAATAGTACAGGTCGTGCTGCCTTTCTAACTCCTGAAGAATTTGTATTTGTAAGCGATCAATCCGGTCAATCGGCGTTATATCTCTCCCATACCGGAGTTATCACATCTTTGTATGCCCCAGAGCAGGCCTGTCACGGCCCTGCTTTCGGGGCAAATGGTCATTGGCCGATGTTGTTTTTTCAACAAGCTGATCAGAATGAATACCATATTTATAAGCTTGAAGAAGATGGACAGGCAATACGACTGACCTCGGGCAATACCGTCGAGGATCAGCCATGGCCTTTACCTGATGGGAAAACATTTGTGTACCATGCCCAGGTTGAAAATCAGCATCTGATCTACCACCAAGCGATTTCTCCTGATGCAACACCAATTTGCTTGAGTATTGCGGATGAGGGCACGGCCTATGTTACGCCTTTCCCATCGCCAGATGGCACATGGATCGCGTTCACCTCCGCTCAAGAAGGGTCAGAGCAAATCTGGATCATGCGTGTGGACGGTACAGAGCGACAGCAAATCACTTTTGGGGAACCGCATAGCTTTCCGGCATGGAGTCCAGATGGCCAGATGATCGTCTGTACACAGGGTCAGCCCACAGCTAAGCAGCCAACGGGTAAGCTTATACTGCTTAGAATAAGCTAA
- a CDS encoding DUF305 domain-containing protein, producing the protein MLAFLLMGGAFAGGLGFQEMMNLAMTRMHQGMHAAPPSGQPDRDFLTMMIPHHQGAVDAAKAELLYGQNPQVRRLAQEILTEQALEIEYMQQLLKGGSTTQRGEHQP; encoded by the coding sequence ATGCTGGCCTTCCTGCTGATGGGTGGAGCTTTTGCTGGGGGTCTGGGCTTTCAGGAGATGATGAATCTCGCCATGACCCGGATGCATCAAGGCATGCACGCTGCGCCGCCTTCGGGTCAACCCGACCGTGACTTTCTGACCATGATGATTCCACACCATCAGGGGGCCGTAGACGCTGCGAAAGCAGAATTGCTCTACGGCCAGAATCCGCAGGTGCGGCGGCTGGCCCAGGAAATCCTGACGGAGCAAGCACTGGAGATCGAGTATATGCAGCAACTCTTGAAAGGTGGGTCTACGACACAGCGGGGAGAGCATCAACCTTAG
- a CDS encoding YncE family protein — MSLSRLTAVLLASIMPLSAAAQNAGDRVYTADQSSNTVSVIDPSTRKLLGLIRLGDSVPAALGPLYKGELLVHGLGFSPDGRTLAAVSIGSNSVTFIDTATNTVRGKVRLGRSPHEAFFTPNGRELWVAVRGENYISVVDPVRLTETRRIPVPDGPGMVLFNPRAPYAYVPSSFTPELSVIDTRTYRVIARVPQASPFSPNLAVSPQGDQVWFTLKDSGKVQVMQGLPPFKVTATLGSGPVTNHVALADTSAGNFAYVTVGGLNVVRVYTRDASPRLVATIPTGALPHGAWAAPDGRRVYIGLEAADQVQIIDTANNTVIGQVPTGQLPQALVYVPGAVRSGEGTANLTSLDSTRRTLTVTLTSRGTARATVSINPLGLVDLVQIVATGLSPDTAYVLRLSLPGGQTEDLAALTTTAQGGVTAQTIGPVKQILNAPQGAGQLSVVPKAGGAPVLVQTK; from the coding sequence ATGTCCCTATCCCGCCTGACCGCTGTCCTGCTCGCCAGCATCATGCCTCTCTCTGCTGCTGCGCAGAATGCGGGTGACCGCGTCTATACCGCCGATCAGTCTTCGAATACTGTTTCAGTCATCGATCCGTCGACTCGGAAGCTTCTGGGACTCATTCGTCTGGGCGACTCTGTCCCCGCGGCACTCGGACCACTCTATAAGGGCGAACTGCTGGTCCATGGGCTGGGCTTCTCGCCGGACGGCCGGACCCTTGCAGCCGTGTCCATCGGCTCGAACTCGGTGACGTTCATCGATACGGCGACCAATACTGTGCGCGGTAAGGTCCGGTTGGGCCGCAGCCCCCACGAGGCGTTCTTCACGCCCAATGGGCGCGAGCTGTGGGTGGCCGTACGGGGCGAGAATTACATCTCGGTCGTCGATCCCGTGCGCCTGACCGAGACACGCCGCATTCCCGTGCCGGACGGTCCTGGCATGGTGCTGTTCAACCCGAGAGCGCCCTACGCCTATGTGCCGTCGAGCTTCACCCCAGAACTCAGCGTCATCGACACGCGTACGTACCGAGTCATCGCCCGAGTACCGCAGGCCAGTCCATTCAGCCCCAACCTGGCGGTCAGTCCGCAGGGTGATCAGGTCTGGTTCACCCTGAAAGACAGCGGCAAGGTGCAAGTGATGCAAGGACTTCCACCATTCAAAGTCACGGCGACGCTTGGCAGTGGCCCGGTCACGAATCATGTCGCGCTGGCGGATACGTCTGCTGGTAACTTCGCCTATGTCACGGTGGGTGGCCTGAACGTGGTCCGGGTATATACGCGCGATGCCTCGCCCCGGCTGGTGGCGACCATCCCGACAGGAGCATTGCCGCACGGGGCCTGGGCTGCGCCGGATGGGCGACGCGTCTACATCGGGTTAGAGGCCGCAGATCAGGTGCAGATCATCGACACGGCGAACAACACGGTGATCGGTCAGGTTCCCACTGGGCAACTTCCCCAGGCATTGGTCTACGTGCCGGGCGCGGTCCGCTCGGGCGAGGGCACAGCCAATCTGACGTCTCTCGACAGCACGAGGCGCACCCTGACGGTGACCCTCACGTCCAGGGGTACAGCGCGGGCCACCGTCAGCATCAATCCACTTGGCCTGGTGGACCTCGTACAGATCGTGGCAACGGGCTTGTCCCCGGATACCGCCTATGTGCTACGCCTGAGTCTCCCGGGCGGCCAAACTGAAGATCTCGCGGCCCTGACGACCACTGCCCAGGGGGGCGTGACTGCGCAGACCATCGGGCCGGTCAAGCAGATCCTGAATGCCCCGCAGGGTGCAGGTCAGCTGAGTGTTGTTCCCAAAGCTGGGGGCGCCCCTGTGCTGGTGCAGACCAAATGA
- a CDS encoding integrase, translating to MEQKLRDHGAFLGDARTVTWLRIAGLHHILRWLQEAPGDTWQERWDAHHQHADAWKMFVEQFPPQRRGKDSRGALCNALTSLFCLRLLRPTYGWFIANPKLQLINALRRGPEKDDLERLLHVAKAHGMGHSSAESALAKLVRIMLCTGKRMPELQVQDFYDYRAFLTTFPRNPTTALGVYAAQNILHALGILSEPAPDLHVRPGRRSVNELVTSCGIKNK from the coding sequence TTGGAACAGAAGCTCCGGGACCATGGCGCTTTTCTCGGTGACGCACGGACAGTCACGTGGCTGCGGATAGCAGGCCTGCATCACATCCTTCGCTGGTTGCAAGAAGCTCCAGGTGACACTTGGCAAGAACGTTGGGATGCCCACCATCAACATGCGGACGCATGGAAGATGTTTGTCGAGCAGTTTCCACCCCAGCGGAGGGGCAAAGACTCACGTGGCGCGCTCTGCAATGCCTTGACGAGCCTCTTCTGCTTGCGTCTCCTGCGCCCCACCTATGGGTGGTTCATCGCCAATCCCAAGCTACAGCTCATCAATGCACTACGTCGAGGACCAGAAAAGGATGATTTGGAGCGGTTGCTCCACGTTGCTAAGGCGCATGGCATGGGTCACAGCAGTGCGGAGTCGGCCCTGGCCAAGCTCGTACGTATCATGTTATGTACAGGCAAGCGGATGCCTGAGCTTCAAGTGCAGGATTTCTACGATTACCGCGCTTTCCTCACGACCTTCCCCAGAAATCCTACGACGGCACTCGGCGTATACGCTGCTCAAAACATCCTCCATGCCCTCGGTATCCTGAGTGAGCCAGCGCCTGATCTTCATGTGCGCCCTGGCCGACGTAGCGTCAATGAACTGGTCACCAGCTGTGGTATTAAAAACAAATAG
- a CDS encoding TDT family transporter yields MTTSPFFAQEDGLVEVIRGFTPNWFAATMGTGILALMLPHLPLPGAALLGEGLWWLNMTLLLLFTALSVARLLRFPRESLATLHHPVQSMFLGAVPMGLATVINGLIAFGVPRWGEGAALLARDLWAFDALLSVVIGLLVPYLMFTRQDHALERMTGVWLLPIVASEVAAASAGLIAPHLSVGNATTLVYAGYVLFALSVPLALMVITVLVLRLAQHKLPTPDLAVSMFLPLGPLATGALALLQLGEAAPRILAAQGLSELTPVLLGLGLAGGLVLWGFGAWWLALATLTTLRFARQGLPFNLGWWGLTFPLGVYTAATFGLGALTHLTVFTVLGHVFVVTLAALWVLVTVRTVHGAWHGHLFQTPPLSRETGLPRR; encoded by the coding sequence ATGACTACTTCGCCTTTTTTCGCCCAGGAGGACGGCCTTGTAGAGGTCATCCGGGGCTTCACGCCCAACTGGTTCGCCGCCACGATGGGCACCGGCATCCTCGCCCTGATGCTGCCCCATCTGCCTCTTCCCGGCGCGGCGCTGCTGGGCGAGGGGCTGTGGTGGCTGAACATGACCCTGCTGCTGCTCTTCACTGCGCTCTCGGTGGCCCGACTGCTCCGTTTCCCCCGCGAGAGCCTCGCCACCCTGCATCACCCGGTCCAGAGCATGTTCCTGGGGGCGGTACCGATGGGGCTGGCCACAGTCATCAATGGCCTGATCGCCTTCGGTGTGCCGCGCTGGGGGGAGGGCGCAGCATTGCTGGCGCGCGACCTATGGGCTTTCGACGCCCTGTTGTCGGTCGTCATCGGCCTTCTTGTGCCCTACCTGATGTTCACGCGACAGGACCACGCCTTGGAGCGCATGACCGGCGTGTGGCTGCTGCCTATCGTGGCCTCGGAGGTCGCAGCGGCGAGCGCGGGCCTGATCGCGCCGCATCTGAGCGTGGGGAACGCGACCACGCTGGTCTATGCGGGCTACGTGCTGTTCGCCCTCTCGGTGCCCCTGGCCTTGATGGTCATCACGGTGCTGGTCCTGCGGCTCGCGCAGCACAAGCTCCCGACGCCTGACCTCGCCGTGAGCATGTTTCTGCCCCTGGGGCCGCTGGCGACGGGTGCGCTGGCCCTGCTGCAACTGGGCGAGGCCGCGCCGCGGATCCTGGCGGCCCAGGGGCTGAGCGAACTCACGCCGGTCCTTCTGGGCCTGGGGCTGGCCGGTGGGCTGGTGCTGTGGGGCTTCGGTGCCTGGTGGCTGGCGCTGGCGACCCTGACCACCCTGCGTTTCGCGCGCCAGGGCCTCCCCTTCAACCTCGGCTGGTGGGGTCTGACCTTCCCGCTGGGCGTGTATACGGCCGCGACCTTCGGCTTGGGCGCCTTGACCCACCTGACCGTGTTCACGGTGCTTGGGCACGTGTTCGTCGTAACCCTGGCGGCGTTGTGGGTGCTGGTCACCGTTCGGACCGTCCACGGTGCATGGCACGGCCATCTGTTCCAGACACCGCCCCTCTCGCGGGAGACCGGCCTTCCGCGCCGCTGA
- a CDS encoding IS3 family transposase (programmed frameshift) yields MPTPKQQYTAEFKQEAVRLVESTGKSCAQIARDLGVPAHYVVRWKQQLEVQRAKGRPVFTGRGIAGRSEQEDRIKHLERELDIARQERDILKKGGGLLRQTKLIFAFIQQHQEAFPVELMCQVLEVSVSGYYAWRGRPESARARQDRALTEKIRVSHQHSRGTYGTPRIQADLADEGERVSRQRIGRLMKAADLVARSKRKFRVTTKTSPHQPVAENLLNREFKADQPNQKWVTDITYLPTTEGWLYLATVMDLFSRKIVGWALHERLHTPLTLDALNMAWQRRQPGAGLLHHSDRGSQYTSEVYRQALERLQAIQSLSNKGECWDNAVQESFFSTLKVELDLHQARSTRAQTRSEVFEWIEVFYNRQRRHSSLGHRSPAAFEEQAPYPELSLH; encoded by the exons ATGCCCACCCCCAAGCAGCAGTACACCGCGGAGTTCAAGCAGGAGGCTGTGCGACTGGTTGAATCGACGGGCAAGAGTTGCGCCCAGATCGCCCGCGATCTCGGCGTCCCCGCTCACTACGTCGTTCGCTGGAAACAGCAGCTGGAAGTGCAGCGTGCCAAGGGACGCCCCGTCTTCACGGGGCGTGGCATCGCAGGTCGCTCTGAACAGGAAGACCGGATCAAGCACCTTGAACGCGAGCTGGACATTGCCCGACAGGAGCGGGATATCCTGAAAAAAG GCGGTGGCCTTCTTCGCCAAACAAAGCTGATTTTCGCCTTCATCCAGCAGCACCAGGAAGCATTCCCGGTGGAGCTGATGTGCCAAGTGCTGGAGGTCAGTGTGAGCGGGTATTACGCCTGGCGGGGAAGGCCGGAGAGTGCCAGGGCACGGCAAGACCGTGCCCTGACCGAGAAAATCAGAGTCAGCCATCAGCACAGCCGGGGGACCTACGGTACCCCGAGAATTCAGGCCGATCTGGCCGATGAGGGCGAACGGGTGAGCCGGCAACGGATCGGGCGGTTGATGAAGGCAGCAGACTTGGTTGCTCGCAGCAAGCGGAAGTTCCGCGTAACCACCAAAACCTCACCCCACCAGCCAGTCGCAGAAAATCTCCTGAACCGGGAGTTCAAGGCCGATCAGCCCAACCAGAAGTGGGTGACCGACATCACGTACCTGCCGACGACTGAGGGCTGGCTGTACTTGGCGACCGTCATGGACCTCTTTTCGAGGAAGATCGTCGGCTGGGCGCTCCATGAGCGCCTTCACACGCCTCTGACTCTGGACGCGCTGAACATGGCTTGGCAGAGAAGACAACCGGGTGCCGGGCTGCTCCACCATTCTGACCGAGGAAGCCAGTACACCAGCGAGGTCTACCGACAGGCCCTGGAGCGCCTTCAGGCGATCCAGAGCCTGAGCAACAAGGGGGAGTGTTGGGATAATGCTGTTCAGGAAAGCTTTTTCTCAACCCTGAAAGTAGAACTTGACCTTCACCAAGCACGCAGCACGCGTGCTCAGACCCGCAGTGAGGTGTTTGAGTGGATTGAGGTCTTTTACAACCGGCAACGTCGTCACTCGTCGTTAGGCCACCGCTCTCCGGCAGCCTTCGAGGAGCAAGCCCCCTATCCTGAACTGTCCCTCCACTAA